From the Streptomyces nigrescens genome, one window contains:
- a CDS encoding non-ribosomal peptide synthetase, whose protein sequence is MSFAQRRLWFAFQLEGPSPTYNCPLYVRLAGELNRDALVAAVADVTGRHEVLRTRFAEEAGEPCQVVLSPEEGRPEVRLVELSGEAALTEALAEQARYCFDLTTEVPLRVTLYRVSEREHVLLLLMHHIAADGWSMAPLARDLSEAYAARCADAGPEWEPLPVQYADYALWQQDVLGSEDDPESLLSEQLGYWQQQLAGAPELLELPLDHPRPAAASHQGATVRYTVDAELHQRLVELARDCDATVFMVVQAGLAVLLSRLGAGSDIPVGTAVAGRTDEALDDLVGFFVNTLVLRTDLSGDPTFRELLARVRDTDLAAYAHQDVPFERVVEAVNPGRSLSHTPLFQVLLTLQSNADSTFSIPGVEASFGDVATGVAKVDLTFYLEERYTPQQAPAGMVGEIQYAVDLFREESAQVLAQRLVRVLEAVTAAPDRAVSQAPVLDAAEHRQLIVERNATGRAVPPATMPELFETWAAHDPQAPAVVFEDLVLSYAEVAERANRLARLLVQRGVGPERVVALAVPRSPEMVVAALAVHKAGGAYLPVDPEYPAERIAYMLDDARPTCLITLTGVALPETGCPRLLLDDPAVVATLNEQPATALAPRAGLQHPAYVIYTSGSTGRPKGVEVTHAGVASLAATHAEAFAVGPRSRVLQFASLSFDAAAWELIMALTTGAALVVAPAPRLAPGEPLARLLAEQRVTHATLPPAALGVMAPDSLPAGMTLVVAGEACAPELVGRWSAGRRMVNAYGPTEATVCATMSEPLSGAQVPPIGGPILNARVYVLDASLRPVPAGVAGELYVTGPGLARGYLGRPGLTSERFVADPYGAPGSRMYRTGDLARWRPDGQLEFLGRTDHQVKIRGFRIELGEIEAALSATGLVAEALVTVHDAAGTGPRLVAYVTGAGGAEAPDPAALRELVAESLPDYMVPSAVVVLEQWPLTPNGKVDRDRLPAPDYASESEGRAPRNATEETLTDLFADVLGLPAVTIDDSFFHLGGHSLLATRLISRIRTTLHAEIPLRALFEHPTVAELAPRLTTAHTARTPLTATTPRPAHLPLSPAQRRLWFAYRLEGPSPTYNIPHALRLTGPLDHPALTEALADLTARHETLRTRITEHEGEPHQTVLPADQARPGLPLLNTAEDQLPRLLAEQATHPFDLTHENPLRATLYRLGEHEHVLLLLMHHIAGDGWSIAPLLKDLATAYTARHRGTAPAWQPLTVQYADYTLWQRELLGTEDDPESLISGQLDYWREQLAGAPELLELPLDHPRPAVASHRGSTVELTVDAEVHQGLVALAQATDSTLFMVLHTAVAALLSRLGAGTDIPVGTAVAGRTDDALDDLVGLFINTLVLRTDVSGDPTFRELLARVRDTDLAAYAHQDVPFERVVEAAQVSRVLSHIPLAQVMLHLQNNADAPVGLHDGVRMTTEPTTLEAAKSDLSFGLRERFTEAGAPAGLTGSLEYAEDLFAREGARALAERLVRMLAAAAAAPDRAVSEADLLAPGERHRLLVEWNGDAVEAAPASLPQLFEAQVARTPDAVAVVYEGTSLTYGELNARANRLARLLVAHGAGPERFVALALPRTADLVVALLAVVKSGAAYVPVDPSYPADRTSYMLADAGPELLVSTAKAAAGLPESRPRTLLLDDPGVVGALAEYDTGDLSDEDRGGPLSPSNAAYVIYTSGSTGRPKGVVVPHRNVARLFAATEEWFGFGPDDVWTLFHSYAFDFSVWELWGPLLYGGRLVVVPYAVSRSPEDFLRLLGAERVTVLNQTPSAFYQLMQADAEHPDLGRQLALRRVVFGGEALDLGRMAEWYRRHGDTAPVLVNMYGITETTVHVSHLPLDERAVAGQTRSLIGRGIPDLRVYVLGDRLELLPPNVPGEMYVAGAGLARGYLHQSALSAERFVADPFGPPGARMYRTGDVARWTADGQLEYLGRADDQVQVRGFRIELGEIEAAFESHAAVAQARVVVREDGPGEKRLVAYAVPEAGAGGLPAAGVLRAHVAGSLPDYMVPAAVVALDALPLTANGKLDHKALPAPEYTGSTGGRAPRTAREETLCRVFAEVLSVPRVGIDDSFFELGGDSISSIRLVSQARAAGLDVTVRQVFQCRTAAALAAVATEITGDSAPRPADDGVGDFPLTPIMHWLYEQDGPTDGFNQSVTVRVPAGLGERRLTDAVQSWLDHHAVLRLRMARTGDGAPRPVTGAPGSVPADSVVHRVEIAGLPDGERDLALAEHGEKARLRLSPHDGSVVQLVWYDAGDTAPGLLQILIHHLAVDGVSWRILLPDLQTAWEAAADGRTPAFAEVRTSFRQWARRLAESAQEPRWEDGLARWTSVLSDPSAAGPLPGVRPLDPRTDTAETVRHLTLDLPSERLEPLLTTVPAAFHANVNDVLLTGFALAVLEWRRRRGDRSATGVLVDLEGHGREDILEGADLSATVGWFTSLYPALLAPAHLDWAELRAGGPGVGAALKAVKEQLRALPGNGVSYGMLRHLNPRTAPLLAELPTPQLGFNYLGRFTAAGGTDGGLWTMANGLPSPAPRDAGAAVPHALEVNALTEDLPGGPRLNATWSWPAGLLPEPDVRELAELWFEALDALVVHTAGAETGGHTPSDLSLGLSQDEIDALEAELGML, encoded by the coding sequence ATGTCGTTCGCCCAGCGCCGGCTGTGGTTCGCGTTCCAGCTGGAGGGACCCAGCCCGACGTACAACTGCCCCCTGTACGTCCGCCTGGCGGGCGAGCTGAACCGGGACGCGCTGGTGGCGGCGGTCGCGGACGTGACCGGCCGGCACGAGGTGCTGCGGACCCGGTTCGCGGAGGAGGCCGGTGAGCCCTGCCAGGTGGTGCTGTCCCCCGAGGAGGGGCGCCCGGAGGTCCGGCTCGTGGAGCTTTCCGGGGAGGCGGCGCTGACCGAGGCGCTGGCGGAGCAGGCGCGTTACTGCTTCGACCTCACCACCGAGGTGCCGCTGCGGGTGACGCTCTACCGGGTCTCCGAGCGGGAGCACGTCCTGCTGCTGCTGATGCACCACATCGCGGCCGACGGCTGGTCGATGGCGCCGCTGGCCCGTGACCTGTCGGAGGCGTACGCCGCCCGGTGCGCGGACGCCGGCCCGGAGTGGGAGCCGCTGCCGGTCCAGTACGCCGACTACGCGCTGTGGCAGCAGGACGTCCTGGGCTCCGAGGACGACCCGGAAAGCCTGCTGTCGGAACAACTCGGCTACTGGCAGCAGCAGTTGGCGGGCGCCCCGGAACTTCTCGAACTGCCGCTGGACCACCCGCGTCCGGCGGCGGCGAGCCATCAGGGCGCGACGGTGCGCTACACCGTGGACGCGGAACTCCACCAGCGGCTGGTGGAGCTGGCCCGCGACTGCGACGCCACGGTCTTCATGGTCGTCCAGGCCGGACTGGCGGTCCTGCTGTCGCGGCTGGGCGCCGGCAGTGACATCCCGGTCGGCACCGCCGTGGCGGGCCGTACGGACGAGGCGCTGGACGACCTCGTCGGCTTCTTCGTCAACACCCTGGTGCTGCGCACCGATCTCTCCGGCGACCCGACCTTCCGGGAGCTCCTCGCCCGGGTCCGGGACACCGACCTGGCGGCCTACGCCCATCAGGACGTGCCCTTCGAGCGGGTGGTGGAGGCGGTCAACCCGGGCCGCTCGCTGTCCCACACCCCGCTGTTCCAGGTGCTGCTGACCCTGCAGAGCAATGCGGACAGCACCTTCTCCATCCCGGGCGTCGAGGCGTCCTTCGGCGATGTGGCGACCGGGGTCGCCAAGGTGGATCTCACCTTCTACCTGGAGGAGCGGTACACCCCGCAGCAGGCTCCGGCGGGCATGGTCGGCGAGATCCAGTACGCCGTCGATCTGTTCCGGGAGGAGAGCGCGCAGGTCCTGGCGCAGCGTCTGGTCCGGGTGCTCGAAGCGGTGACCGCGGCCCCGGACCGCGCGGTGAGCCAGGCGCCGGTCCTCGACGCGGCCGAGCACCGGCAGCTGATCGTGGAGCGCAACGCGACCGGCCGCGCGGTCCCCCCGGCGACGATGCCGGAGCTCTTCGAGACCTGGGCCGCGCACGATCCGCAGGCGCCCGCCGTGGTGTTCGAGGATCTGGTGCTGAGCTATGCGGAGGTGGCGGAGCGGGCGAACCGGCTGGCCCGGCTGCTGGTGCAGCGGGGCGTGGGACCGGAGCGGGTGGTGGCGCTCGCGGTGCCGCGCTCACCGGAGATGGTGGTGGCGGCGCTCGCGGTGCACAAGGCGGGCGGGGCGTATCTGCCCGTCGACCCGGAGTACCCCGCCGAGCGGATCGCCTACATGCTCGACGACGCCCGCCCCACCTGCCTGATCACCCTCACCGGCGTCGCCCTCCCCGAAACCGGCTGCCCCCGCCTCCTGTTGGACGACCCCGCCGTGGTCGCCACCCTGAACGAGCAGCCCGCCACCGCTCTCGCCCCCCGCGCCGGGCTCCAGCACCCCGCCTACGTCATCTACACCTCCGGCTCCACCGGCCGCCCCAAGGGCGTCGAGGTCACCCATGCCGGAGTGGCGTCGCTGGCGGCCACCCACGCCGAGGCGTTCGCGGTGGGGCCCCGGTCCCGGGTGCTCCAGTTCGCGTCGCTGAGCTTCGACGCGGCGGCCTGGGAACTGATCATGGCGCTCACCACCGGCGCCGCGCTGGTGGTGGCACCCGCGCCCCGGCTGGCACCCGGCGAGCCGCTGGCCCGGCTGCTGGCGGAACAGCGGGTCACCCATGCCACCCTGCCGCCCGCCGCGCTCGGCGTCATGGCGCCGGACAGCCTGCCGGCCGGTATGACGCTGGTGGTGGCGGGCGAGGCCTGCGCCCCGGAGCTGGTCGGCCGCTGGTCGGCCGGGCGACGGATGGTGAACGCCTACGGCCCGACCGAGGCCACGGTCTGCGCCACCATGAGCGAACCACTGTCGGGCGCCCAGGTCCCGCCGATCGGCGGCCCGATCCTCAATGCGCGCGTCTATGTCCTGGACGCGTCGCTGCGTCCGGTGCCCGCGGGGGTCGCGGGCGAGCTGTACGTCACGGGCCCGGGGCTGGCGCGGGGTTATCTGGGGCGGCCTGGGCTGACGTCGGAACGGTTCGTCGCCGATCCGTACGGCGCGCCGGGCAGCCGGATGTACCGCACGGGCGACCTGGCCCGCTGGCGGCCGGACGGTCAGCTGGAGTTCCTCGGCCGCACCGACCACCAGGTGAAGATCCGCGGCTTCCGTATCGAACTCGGCGAGATCGAGGCGGCGCTCAGCGCCACCGGGCTGGTGGCCGAGGCGCTGGTCACGGTGCATGACGCCGCGGGCACCGGGCCCCGGCTGGTGGCCTATGTGACGGGTGCGGGCGGTGCGGAAGCACCCGACCCGGCGGCGCTGCGGGAGTTGGTCGCGGAGTCACTGCCGGACTACATGGTCCCGTCGGCCGTGGTCGTGCTGGAACAGTGGCCGCTGACGCCCAACGGCAAGGTGGACCGGGACCGACTGCCCGCGCCCGACTACGCCTCGGAGAGCGAAGGCCGGGCCCCGCGCAACGCCACCGAGGAAACCCTCACCGACCTCTTCGCCGACGTCCTCGGCCTGCCCGCCGTCACCATCGATGACAGTTTCTTCCACCTCGGCGGGCACTCCCTGCTCGCCACCCGCCTCATCAGCCGTATCCGCACCACCCTGCACGCCGAGATCCCGCTCCGTGCGCTCTTCGAGCACCCCACCGTCGCCGAACTCGCGCCCCGCCTCACCACCGCACACACGGCACGCACTCCGCTCACCGCCACCACCCCGCGCCCCGCGCACCTTCCGCTCTCCCCCGCCCAGCGCCGCCTCTGGTTCGCCTACCGGCTCGAAGGCCCCAGCCCCACCTACAACATCCCCCACGCCCTGCGGCTCACCGGGCCGCTCGACCACCCCGCCCTCACCGAGGCCCTCGCCGACCTCACCGCGCGCCACGAAACCCTGCGCACCCGCATCACCGAGCACGAGGGCGAGCCCCACCAGACCGTCCTCCCCGCCGACCAGGCACGCCCCGGCCTCCCGCTCCTGAACACCGCCGAGGACCAACTCCCCCGCCTCCTCGCCGAACAGGCCACCCACCCCTTCGACCTCACCCACGAAAATCCCCTGCGCGCCACCCTCTACCGCCTGGGCGAGCACGAGCACGTCCTGCTGCTCCTCATGCACCACATCGCCGGCGACGGCTGGTCCATCGCCCCCCTCCTCAAGGACCTCGCCACCGCCTACACCGCACGCCACCGGGGCACGGCACCCGCCTGGCAGCCGCTCACCGTCCAGTACGCCGACTACACCCTCTGGCAGCGGGAGCTCCTGGGCACCGAGGACGACCCGGAGAGCCTGATATCGGGCCAACTGGACTACTGGCGTGAGCAGTTGGCGGGCGCTCCGGAGCTTCTGGAGCTGCCGCTGGACCACCCCCGCCCCGCCGTCGCCTCGCACCGGGGCAGCACGGTCGAGCTGACCGTCGACGCCGAGGTCCACCAGGGGCTGGTCGCGCTCGCGCAGGCCACGGACTCCACGCTGTTCATGGTGCTGCACACGGCGGTCGCCGCGCTGCTGTCCCGGCTCGGCGCGGGCACCGACATCCCCGTGGGCACCGCCGTCGCCGGACGCACCGACGACGCCCTCGATGACCTCGTCGGCCTGTTCATCAACACCCTGGTGCTGCGCACCGATGTCTCCGGCGACCCGACCTTCCGCGAGCTCCTCGCCCGGGTCCGGGACACCGACCTGGCCGCCTACGCCCACCAGGACGTGCCCTTCGAGCGCGTCGTCGAGGCGGCACAGGTCTCCCGGGTGCTCTCGCACATCCCGCTGGCCCAGGTGATGCTGCACCTCCAGAACAACGCGGACGCACCGGTCGGCCTGCACGACGGGGTGCGGATGACGACCGAGCCGACCACGCTGGAGGCGGCCAAGTCCGATCTGTCCTTCGGACTGCGCGAGCGCTTCACCGAGGCCGGTGCACCCGCGGGCCTGACCGGCTCCCTGGAGTACGCCGAGGATCTCTTCGCGCGTGAGGGGGCGCGGGCTCTCGCCGAGCGGCTGGTACGGATGCTGGCGGCCGCCGCGGCCGCACCGGACCGCGCCGTGAGCGAGGCCGACCTGCTGGCGCCCGGTGAGCGGCACCGGCTGCTGGTGGAGTGGAACGGTGACGCCGTCGAGGCGGCCCCGGCGTCGCTTCCGCAGCTGTTCGAGGCCCAGGTGGCGCGTACCCCCGATGCCGTGGCGGTGGTGTACGAGGGGACGTCGCTGACCTACGGCGAGCTCAACGCGCGGGCGAACCGGCTGGCCCGGCTGCTGGTGGCGCACGGCGCCGGTCCGGAGCGCTTCGTGGCGCTCGCGCTGCCGCGGACCGCCGACCTGGTCGTGGCGCTGCTGGCGGTGGTGAAGTCCGGGGCGGCGTATGTGCCGGTGGACCCGTCCTACCCGGCGGACCGCACCTCCTACATGCTCGCCGACGCAGGCCCCGAGCTGCTGGTGAGCACCGCCAAGGCCGCCGCCGGGCTGCCGGAATCCCGGCCCCGGACGCTGCTGCTGGACGACCCCGGTGTCGTCGGTGCGCTGGCGGAGTACGACACCGGCGACCTGAGCGACGAGGACCGCGGCGGTCCCCTGTCGCCGTCGAACGCCGCGTATGTCATCTACACCTCGGGATCGACCGGCCGCCCCAAGGGCGTCGTCGTTCCGCACCGCAATGTCGCGCGGCTGTTCGCGGCGACCGAGGAGTGGTTCGGCTTCGGCCCGGACGACGTGTGGACGCTGTTCCACTCGTACGCCTTCGACTTCTCGGTGTGGGAACTGTGGGGGCCGCTGCTGTACGGCGGCCGGCTGGTCGTGGTGCCGTACGCGGTGAGCCGTTCCCCGGAGGACTTCCTGCGGCTGCTGGGGGCCGAGCGGGTGACGGTCCTCAACCAGACGCCGTCGGCGTTCTACCAGCTGATGCAGGCAGACGCGGAACACCCCGATCTCGGCCGCCAACTGGCGCTGCGCCGCGTGGTGTTCGGCGGGGAGGCGCTGGATCTGGGACGGATGGCCGAGTGGTACCGCCGCCACGGGGACACCGCTCCGGTCCTGGTGAACATGTACGGGATCACCGAGACCACCGTGCACGTCAGTCATCTGCCGCTGGACGAGCGGGCGGTGGCCGGGCAGACCCGCAGCCTGATCGGCCGGGGCATCCCGGATCTGCGGGTGTACGTGCTGGGCGACCGGCTGGAGCTGCTGCCGCCCAACGTGCCCGGTGAGATGTATGTGGCGGGTGCCGGGCTGGCTCGCGGTTATCTGCATCAGTCCGCCCTCAGCGCCGAGCGGTTCGTGGCCGACCCGTTCGGCCCGCCGGGCGCCCGGATGTACCGCACCGGTGACGTGGCCCGCTGGACGGCCGACGGGCAGCTCGAATACCTCGGGCGGGCCGACGACCAGGTGCAGGTGCGCGGTTTCCGCATCGAACTCGGGGAGATCGAGGCGGCCTTCGAGTCCCATGCGGCGGTGGCGCAGGCCAGGGTCGTCGTCCGGGAGGACGGGCCCGGTGAGAAGCGGCTGGTCGCCTACGCGGTCCCGGAGGCCGGGGCGGGCGGGCTCCCCGCCGCGGGTGTGCTGCGGGCGCATGTGGCCGGTTCGCTGCCGGACTACATGGTTCCGGCCGCCGTCGTCGCCCTGGACGCCCTGCCGCTGACGGCCAACGGCAAGCTCGACCACAAGGCGCTGCCCGCGCCCGAGTACACCGGCAGCACCGGCGGGCGGGCCCCGCGCACCGCCCGTGAGGAGACCCTGTGCCGGGTCTTCGCGGAGGTGCTCAGCGTGCCGCGGGTCGGGATCGACGACAGCTTCTTCGAGCTCGGCGGGGACAGCATCAGCTCCATCCGGCTGGTCTCCCAGGCGCGTGCCGCGGGGCTGGACGTGACGGTCCGGCAGGTCTTCCAGTGCCGTACGGCCGCCGCGCTCGCCGCCGTCGCCACCGAGATCACCGGGGACAGCGCGCCGCGCCCGGCGGACGACGGTGTGGGCGACTTCCCCCTGACGCCGATCATGCACTGGCTGTACGAGCAGGACGGGCCCACGGACGGCTTCAACCAGTCGGTGACGGTCCGGGTCCCGGCCGGGCTCGGGGAACGGCGGCTCACCGACGCCGTACAGAGCTGGCTCGACCACCACGCCGTCCTGCGGCTGCGGATGGCACGGACCGGGGACGGCGCGCCCCGGCCGGTGACCGGCGCGCCCGGGTCCGTCCCCGCGGACTCCGTCGTGCACCGGGTGGAGATCGCCGGACTGCCGGACGGCGAACGGGACCTGGCGCTCGCCGAGCACGGGGAGAAGGCGCGGCTGCGGCTCTCCCCGCACGACGGATCCGTGGTCCAGCTCGTCTGGTACGACGCCGGGGACACGGCACCGGGACTGCTCCAGATCCTGATCCACCACCTCGCGGTGGACGGGGTCTCCTGGCGCATCCTGCTGCCCGATCTGCAGACGGCCTGGGAGGCCGCGGCGGACGGACGGACCCCGGCGTTCGCCGAGGTGCGCACCTCGTTCCGCCAGTGGGCCCGGCGGCTGGCCGAGAGCGCGCAGGAGCCCCGGTGGGAGGACGGGCTCGCGCGGTGGACCTCGGTCCTCAGCGACCCGTCGGCCGCCGGCCCGCTGCCCGGCGTACGGCCGCTGGACCCGCGGACCGACACGGCGGAGACCGTGCGCCATCTGACGCTCGACCTGCCGTCGGAGCGCCTCGAACCGCTGCTGACGACGGTCCCGGCGGCCTTCCACGCGAACGTGAACGACGTCCTGCTGACCGGCTTCGCCCTCGCCGTCCTGGAGTGGCGCCGCCGGCGCGGGGACCGCTCGGCCACGGGCGTCCTGGTCGACCTGGAGGGCCACGGCCGCGAGGACATCCTGGAGGGCGCGGACCTGTCCGCCACCGTCGGCTGGTTCACCAGCCTCTACCCGGCGCTGCTGGCCCCCGCTCACCTCGACTGGGCGGAGCTGCGGGCGGGCGGCCCCGGCGTGGGAGCCGCGCTGAAGGCGGTCAAGGAGCAGCTGCGGGCGCTGCCGGGCAACGGGGTCTCGTACGGCATGCTCCGCCACCTCAACCCGCGCACCGCACCGCTGCTCGCCGAACTCCCCACCCCGCAGCTCGGGTTCAACTACCTGGGCCGGTTCACCGCGGCGGGCGGGACCGACGGCGGGCTGTGGACCATGGCGAACGGTCTGCCCTCCCCCGCCCCGCGCGACGCCGGGGCCGCGGTCCCGCACGCGCTGGAGGTCAACGCGCTCACCGAGGACCTGCCCGGCGGCCCGCGGCTGAACGCCACCTGGTCCTGGCCGGCCGGTCTCCTCCCGGAGCCGGACGTACGGGAACTCGCCGAGCTCTGGTTCGAGGCGCTGGACGCCCTGGTCGTCCACACCGCCGGCGCCGAAACCGGCGGCCACACACCCTCCGATCTCTCCCTCGGGCTCTCCCAGGACGAGATCGACGCACTTGAAGCAGAACTGGGGATGCTCTGA